A window of the Oscillospiraceae bacterium genome harbors these coding sequences:
- a CDS encoding radical SAM protein yields the protein MKILMLNPPFLNRYSRSSRSPAVTKSGTIYFPLWLSYATGVLDKLGHEIIITDAPAKCYTKDETLKIITDFNPSLIIIDTSTASINSDLSFAESIKVALQNIKICLVGTHATACINEIIPQKPFIDYIARHEYDYTLPELADAIEGKINITAVKGISYNSNGTLINNPDREYIENLDELPFVSEVYTKYLDIRDYFYAHVSYPTVSIFSSRGCPSKCFYCMYSQVMFGKQYRKRSAKSLFDECVYITKEFPEVKEILIDDDNFAVDQKNVQEFCKLMLDNKCKLKWVVQCRVTLEYETMTLMKKAGCRLVVVGYESGSQKVLDGMHKGITLEMSKKFNDAAKKAHIRVHGCFMVGNPGETKETMIETLEFSKKLRMDTVQYFPLIVYPGTEAWAWAKQNNYITAKNYDEWLTADGMHNCVLSTPEVSSKELVDFCNYARKKFYLRPKYIFMKLGECLTSKDDLVRTAKSFKTFKKYLLKKS from the coding sequence ATGAAAATACTAATGCTAAACCCTCCATTCTTAAATAGATATTCAAGAAGCTCTCGTAGCCCTGCAGTAACAAAAAGTGGAACAATCTACTTTCCGTTATGGCTTTCATATGCAACAGGCGTTCTCGATAAACTCGGCCATGAGATTATAATAACAGATGCACCTGCAAAATGTTATACAAAAGATGAAACCTTAAAAATAATCACAGATTTCAATCCTTCGCTTATAATAATAGATACATCAACAGCCAGCATTAACAGTGATTTATCTTTTGCAGAGTCAATTAAAGTTGCACTTCAAAATATAAAAATTTGTCTTGTAGGAACGCATGCGACAGCTTGTATTAATGAAATTATACCGCAAAAACCTTTTATTGATTATATTGCTCGTCATGAGTACGACTATACTTTACCAGAACTGGCAGACGCTATTGAAGGAAAAATAAACATAACCGCTGTAAAAGGTATAAGTTATAATTCCAATGGAACTCTAATCAATAATCCCGACCGTGAATATATAGAAAACCTTGACGAGCTCCCTTTCGTAAGTGAGGTATATACGAAATATCTCGATATCAGAGACTATTTTTATGCGCATGTAAGCTATCCGACGGTCAGTATCTTTTCGAGCCGCGGCTGCCCGTCTAAATGCTTTTACTGTATGTATTCACAAGTGATGTTCGGCAAACAATACCGCAAGCGCAGCGCAAAAAGCTTGTTTGATGAGTGTGTCTATATTACAAAGGAATTTCCAGAGGTAAAGGAAATTCTCATTGATGACGATAATTTCGCCGTTGACCAAAAAAATGTTCAGGAATTCTGCAAGCTGATGTTAGATAACAAATGTAAGCTTAAATGGGTCGTTCAGTGCAGAGTTACACTTGAATATGAAACGATGACTTTAATGAAAAAAGCGGGATGCCGTCTTGTCGTCGTAGGTTATGAAAGTGGAAGTCAGAAGGTTCTCGATGGGATGCATAAGGGCATCACGCTTGAAATGTCGAAAAAGTTCAATGACGCGGCAAAGAAAGCCCATATACGTGTTCATGGTTGTTTCATGGTGGGCAATCCCGGCGAGACAAAGGAAACCATGATAGAAACGCTTGAATTCAGCAAAAAGCTGCGCATGGATACCGTTCAGTATTTCCCGCTTATCGTTTATCCGGGTACCGAAGCGTGGGCTTGGGCGAAGCAGAACAACTATATTACGGCGAAGAATTACGACGAATGGCTTACCGCTGACGGCATGCATAACTGCGTTCTTTCCACGCCGGAGGTTTCGAGCAAGGAGCTTGTTGATTTCTGCAATTACGCGAGAAAAAAGTTCTATCTGCGTCCGAAGTATATATTCATGAAGCTCGGTGAGTGCCTGACGAGCAAGGACGATCTAGTGAGAACCGCGAAGTCATTTAAGACGTTTAAGAAGTATTTGTTGAAAAAGAGCTGA
- a CDS encoding glycosyltransferase — protein sequence MIIALYIMFAISILAPIYTYAIYPVILKLLPARKKFSVDEAFTPLVSVIVRKGGDENATDLKLTNLAKQKYPSDKLEIITTLINGGILELSKAINAANGEIIVISDTETVYESNAVKKLAKHFSDKCIGCVVGQLRKADTGGKEIDGGAFRKYENFVRKQESKLGAVSGANRAIYAFRKDMIKVIPQNIIDVDFYISTFILQAGYDVIMDAEAVAYESDEKPQFERHVHDGMGYYQALGVFWRLLLPRKGSFVYVSHRVMKWLVPYNVIAIFCIGTVLSFLSEVILLSACVIAFSIVIMYLLCLTKKTRNRISICRTFLYFAKLNLAWLLGAYEFCRKSK from the coding sequence ATGATTATTGCCCTTTACATAATGTTTGCCATTTCGATTCTTGCGCCGATTTATACATATGCAATTTATCCGGTGATATTAAAGTTACTTCCGGCAAGAAAGAAGTTTTCCGTTGACGAAGCCTTTACACCGTTAGTTTCGGTCATTGTCAGAAAAGGCGGAGACGAGAACGCGACAGACTTAAAGCTGACGAATCTTGCAAAGCAGAAATATCCGTCAGATAAACTCGAAATCATAACTACTTTAATCAACGGCGGCATATTAGAATTAAGTAAAGCTATAAACGCGGCAAATGGCGAAATAATTGTAATTTCAGATACGGAAACTGTTTACGAAAGCAATGCCGTTAAGAAGCTTGCAAAACATTTTTCGGATAAATGTATAGGGTGTGTTGTCGGACAGTTGCGGAAAGCAGACACCGGCGGCAAGGAAATCGACGGCGGCGCGTTCCGGAAGTACGAAAACTTTGTGAGAAAGCAAGAATCAAAACTTGGAGCTGTTTCCGGAGCCAATCGCGCAATATACGCTTTCCGCAAAGATATGATCAAAGTCATTCCTCAAAATATCATCGATGTTGATTTCTACATATCAACCTTCATTCTACAAGCCGGATATGACGTAATAATGGACGCCGAGGCTGTCGCATATGAATCTGACGAAAAACCGCAGTTTGAGCGTCATGTACATGATGGGATGGGTTATTATCAGGCACTCGGTGTGTTCTGGAGATTGTTGCTTCCGCGAAAAGGCAGTTTCGTGTATGTGTCGCATCGCGTGATGAAGTGGTTGGTACCGTATAACGTTATTGCAATCTTCTGTATTGGCACTGTTCTTTCATTTCTATCTGAGGTTATATTATTATCAGCATGTGTTATTGCTTTTTCGATTGTTATTATGTATCTTTTATGTTTGACAAAAAAAACGAGGAACAGGATTTCTATATGCAGAACATTCCTATATTTCGCAAAACTAAATCTAGCATGGTTGCTTGGAGCATATGAGTTCTGTAGAAAGAGTAAATAA
- a CDS encoding glycosyltransferase, with the protein MKITIFIPGLVLGGTERITCNLANHLVDCGNTVEILTLFSVEKPAYLLKKDVNIICLLSDDEKETNKIKKVIKHVIRYFHLISYTMHSNTERYLVMLPLPVIMLLSLKNITVKVPVIFSERSDPHHSFGASRILNFLSKWLLRKADGAIFQTESASSYYHDVCKCSHLVIVNPLSEALITEAKRDKADDPEEKAIITVGRLSKVKNLSLILNAFSSIHTTYPEYVLKLIGDGNERKNLEELTRKLQITDSVIFCGTLNDYSDIYRKGNIFVLCSDYEGMPNALMEAMAMGLPCVSSDCPCG; encoded by the coding sequence ATGAAAATAACTATATTTATTCCGGGGTTGGTCTTAGGTGGAACAGAGCGGATTACATGTAATCTTGCAAACCATCTGGTAGATTGCGGTAACACAGTTGAGATACTTACCTTGTTTTCCGTAGAAAAGCCTGCTTATTTATTAAAAAAGGACGTAAACATCATTTGTCTTCTTTCGGATGATGAAAAAGAAACGAACAAAATCAAAAAAGTAATAAAGCATGTTATTAGGTACTTTCATTTGATTAGTTACACCATGCATAGCAATACCGAACGATATCTCGTCATGTTGCCTTTACCTGTAATCATGCTACTATCGCTTAAAAATATCACAGTTAAAGTTCCGGTTATTTTTTCAGAAAGAAGCGATCCGCATCATAGCTTTGGAGCATCAAGAATACTAAATTTTCTATCAAAATGGCTATTAAGAAAAGCGGACGGAGCAATATTTCAAACAGAATCAGCTTCATCATACTATCATGATGTTTGTAAATGCAGTCACCTTGTTATTGTTAATCCATTGAGCGAAGCTTTAATAACAGAAGCGAAAAGAGATAAAGCAGATGATCCTGAAGAAAAAGCAATTATAACAGTTGGTCGTTTAAGTAAGGTGAAGAATCTATCGTTGATTTTAAACGCTTTTTCATCAATACATACTACTTACCCAGAATATGTATTGAAGCTAATAGGAGACGGAAACGAAAGAAAAAACCTTGAAGAATTAACGAGAAAGCTACAAATAACAGACAGTGTGATTTTTTGCGGAACATTGAATGATTACAGTGACATTTATCGAAAGGGCAACATATTTGTTCTTTGCTCTGATTATGAAGGAATGCCAAATGCCTTAATGGAAGCTATGGCGATGGGATTACCATGTGTTTCGTCCGATTGTCCGTGCGGTG